One region of Azoarcus sp. CIB genomic DNA includes:
- a CDS encoding helix-turn-helix domain-containing protein encodes MHSARSAGGPPRVAILAFAETSASVMYGMHDFFHAAGRDWGLIEHGMPGPSLMASVVVSADGAPLTVANGVRVCPDCRLDAVPEPDLICIPELTVVPSEPLGGRFDAECAWLRGAYAGGAVIASACSGALLMAQAGLLDGEPATTHWAFCGALAERFPEVRVQCQRSLVVAGDGQRLVMAGGGTTWQDLALYLIARFAGVEAAMQLARVNLIDWHHAGQQPFARLSASRQTDDALIARAQVWAATHYAEAAPVAAMAELTGLSERAFVRRFRQVTGMSPLAYVHAVRIEEAKQMLEATRLPIEAIAEELGYEDASFFSRLFKREVKLTPARYRRKFGDLREVLREAAGHAH; translated from the coding sequence ATGCATTCCGCCCGCTCCGCCGGCGGCCCGCCCCGGGTCGCCATCCTCGCCTTCGCCGAGACGAGCGCCTCGGTGATGTACGGCATGCACGACTTCTTCCATGCGGCCGGGCGCGACTGGGGCCTGATCGAGCACGGCATGCCCGGGCCCTCGCTGATGGCCTCGGTCGTCGTGTCGGCGGACGGCGCACCGCTGACGGTCGCGAACGGCGTGCGCGTATGTCCCGATTGCCGCCTGGACGCGGTGCCCGAGCCGGACCTCATATGCATTCCCGAACTCACGGTCGTGCCGTCCGAGCCGCTGGGGGGCCGCTTCGACGCCGAGTGCGCGTGGCTGCGCGGCGCCTACGCGGGCGGCGCGGTCATCGCGTCGGCGTGTTCCGGGGCGCTGCTGATGGCGCAGGCGGGGCTGCTCGACGGCGAGCCGGCGACGACGCACTGGGCCTTCTGCGGCGCGCTCGCCGAACGCTTCCCGGAAGTGCGCGTGCAGTGCCAGCGCTCGCTGGTCGTCGCCGGCGATGGCCAGCGGCTGGTGATGGCGGGTGGGGGCACGACCTGGCAGGACCTCGCGCTGTACCTGATCGCGCGCTTCGCGGGCGTCGAGGCGGCGATGCAGCTCGCGCGCGTGAATCTCATCGACTGGCATCACGCCGGCCAGCAGCCCTTCGCGCGCCTCTCGGCGAGCCGGCAGACCGACGACGCGCTGATCGCGCGCGCCCAGGTGTGGGCCGCGACGCATTATGCGGAAGCGGCGCCGGTCGCCGCGATGGCCGAGCTCACGGGCCTGTCCGAACGCGCCTTCGTGCGCCGCTTCCGCCAGGTCACGGGCATGTCGCCGCTCGCCTACGTACACGCGGTGCGCATCGAGGAGGCCAAGCAGATGCTGGAGGCGACTCGCCTGCCGATCGAGGCGATTGCGGAGGAGCTCGGCTACGAGGACGCGAGCTTCTTCTCGCGCCTGTTCAAGCGCGAGGTGAAGCTCACGCCGGCGCGCTACCGGCGCAAGTTCGGCGACCTGCGCGAGGTGCTGCGCGAAGCCGCCGGCCACGCGCACTGA
- a CDS encoding tetratricopeptide repeat protein: MNTTDLAGNPLSHADDAALAHYARALRQFHCYCGDPVATTDAATAIQPDFVMGHLLHAWLHLLGTEPDGVAVARADAAKAAACAPNRREQAHLDAIAHFAGGRCEAAGRVLEDLAIEWPRDVLALQAGHLVDFYRGDARLLRDRIARALPAWDASMPGYHALLGMHAFGCEETGDYRRAEAQGQRALELEPADSWAHHAVAHVLEMEGRTSDGIAWMRERQPHWAEDNFFAVHNWWHLALFHLDRDEIDEALALFDGPIHGPRSVLMLDLADASAMLCRLQFAGIDVAARWKSVADCWRASARPGLYSFNDLHAMMAWLGASQDAYAGDWMAAQRNLDATEIGDHAAIGTAVGEPLLRAFGDLAAGRYDNATDTLRAVRPIAHRFGGSNAQRDLIDLALIEAALRGGQVPLARALIHERLARKPDSAINRRLVARLPH, encoded by the coding sequence ATGAACACGACCGACCTTGCCGGCAATCCCCTCAGCCACGCCGACGACGCAGCCCTCGCGCACTACGCCCGCGCACTGCGGCAATTCCACTGCTACTGCGGCGACCCGGTCGCGACGACGGACGCCGCGACGGCGATCCAACCGGACTTCGTGATGGGCCACTTGCTGCATGCGTGGCTGCACCTGCTCGGCACCGAACCGGACGGCGTCGCCGTCGCCCGCGCGGACGCGGCGAAGGCGGCCGCCTGCGCACCGAACCGGCGCGAACAGGCGCACCTCGACGCGATCGCACATTTCGCCGGCGGGCGCTGTGAAGCGGCGGGACGCGTGCTCGAGGACCTGGCGATCGAGTGGCCGCGCGACGTCCTCGCGCTGCAGGCGGGACACCTCGTCGATTTCTACCGCGGCGACGCGCGCCTGCTGCGCGACCGCATCGCCCGCGCGCTGCCCGCGTGGGACGCGTCCATGCCCGGCTACCACGCCCTGCTCGGCATGCACGCCTTCGGCTGCGAGGAAACGGGCGACTACCGCCGCGCGGAAGCGCAAGGACAGCGCGCGTTGGAGCTCGAACCGGCCGATTCCTGGGCGCACCACGCGGTCGCCCACGTGCTCGAGATGGAGGGACGCACCAGCGACGGCATCGCCTGGATGCGCGAACGCCAGCCGCACTGGGCGGAGGACAACTTCTTCGCAGTGCATAACTGGTGGCACCTCGCCCTCTTCCACCTCGACCGCGACGAGATCGACGAGGCGCTCGCGCTCTTCGACGGCCCGATCCACGGACCACGCTCCGTGCTGATGCTGGACCTCGCGGACGCCTCGGCGATGTTGTGCCGGCTGCAGTTCGCCGGCATCGACGTTGCCGCGCGCTGGAAGAGCGTCGCCGACTGCTGGCGCGCGTCGGCACGGCCGGGGCTGTATTCCTTCAACGACCTGCACGCGATGATGGCGTGGCTCGGCGCGAGCCAGGACGCTTACGCAGGCGACTGGATGGCCGCGCAGCGCAATCTCGACGCGACAGAGATCGGCGACCACGCCGCCATCGGGACCGCGGTCGGCGAGCCGCTGCTGCGCGCCTTCGGCGACCTCGCCGCCGGACGGTACGACAACGCAACCGACACGCTGCGCGCCGTCCGCCCGATCGCCCACCGCTTCGGCGGCAGCAACGCGCAGCGCGACCTCATCGACCTCGCGTTGATCGAGGCGGCGCTGCGCGGCGGACAGGTGCCGCTCGCACGCGCGCTGATCCACGAGCGTCTCGCGCGCAAGCCCGACAGCGCGATCAACCGCCGGCTCGTTGCGCGCCTGCCCCACTGA
- a CDS encoding DUF883 family protein, with product MSNNADVSRDKLVSDFKVVISDAEELLKLTAGQAGDKLSEVRSRLSDRMATAKDRMSDMEAVAVEQAKKVAHATDDYVHKNPWQAVGIAAGVAFLLGLLSGRR from the coding sequence ATGTCCAACAATGCCGATGTTTCCCGCGACAAACTCGTTTCGGACTTCAAGGTCGTGATCAGCGACGCCGAGGAGCTTCTGAAGCTGACCGCCGGGCAGGCCGGCGACAAGCTGAGCGAAGTGCGCAGCCGCCTCAGCGACCGCATGGCGACCGCGAAAGACCGCATGTCCGACATGGAAGCGGTCGCCGTGGAGCAAGCGAAGAAGGTCGCCCATGCGACCGACGACTACGTGCACAAGAATCCGTGGCAGGCGGTCGGGATCGCCGCCGGCGTGGCCTTCCTGCTGGGCCTGCTGTCGGGTCGTCGCTGA
- a CDS encoding phage holin family protein: MAEEHKRRLAGSLRGFLDAGLATAQTRLELLAVEAQEEKLRLTGLLFNTLLSAVFLGFGVVFLVVFLTVLFWDDHRLLALGLGTIVLLAAGLLTARNAAREVKRGSRLFAASLGELARDREALRPRE; encoded by the coding sequence GTGGCCGAGGAGCACAAGCGGCGCCTCGCGGGCAGCCTGCGCGGCTTCCTGGACGCCGGCCTCGCGACCGCGCAGACGCGGCTGGAGCTGCTCGCCGTCGAGGCGCAGGAAGAGAAGCTGCGCCTCACCGGGCTGCTCTTCAACACCTTGTTGAGCGCGGTGTTTCTCGGCTTCGGCGTCGTGTTCCTGGTGGTGTTCCTGACGGTGCTGTTCTGGGACGACCACCGCCTGCTGGCGCTGGGGCTGGGAACCATCGTGCTGCTCGCGGCAGGCCTCCTGACGGCGCGCAATGCGGCGCGTGAAGTGAAGCGCGGCAGCCGCCTGTTCGCGGCGAGCCTGGGCGAACTCGCGCGCGACCGCGAAGCGCTGCGGCCACGCGAATGA
- a CDS encoding YqjK family protein has protein sequence MNPRLLELALRRQRLQFAAERQREVIVAGLARVESVLDVVDRARDHVRGLRDYVPLLSALALAVVVIRPRGALRAARRAWFGWLLYRRLGRSLDSLIGYLRRVAS, from the coding sequence ATGAATCCGCGGCTGCTCGAACTGGCGCTGCGCAGGCAGCGACTGCAGTTCGCCGCGGAGCGCCAACGCGAGGTCATCGTTGCCGGCCTCGCGCGCGTCGAATCGGTGCTCGACGTCGTCGACCGCGCCCGCGACCATGTGCGCGGGCTGCGCGACTATGTGCCACTGCTTTCCGCGCTGGCCCTCGCCGTCGTTGTCATCCGGCCGCGCGGGGCGCTACGCGCGGCGCGCCGCGCCTGGTTCGGCTGGCTGCTCTACCGCCGGCTCGGGCGCAGCCTCGATTCCCTGATCGGCTACCTGCGGCGCGTCGCTAGCTGA
- a CDS encoding uracil-xanthine permease family protein, protein MRELPIEGAEPLWRQAISGAQILFVAFGALVLVPLLTGLNPSMALLGAGVGTLLFQLVTGRQVPIFLGSSFAFIAPVIFSMQTWGPAATMGGMICVSLVYFVFAGLVWRHGADIVHKYMPPVVIGPIIMIIGLSLAAVAVNMAMGRSGDGKVELVPYTTSMLIAAASFGTTVVVATYARGFLKLVPILAGVLVGYMLSATIGLVDFGKIAAAPWLALPQLAAPRFEWAAILFLLPVALAPAIEHVGDIVAIGGVTGKDYTESPGLHRTLAGDGLAVAFAGLIGGPPVTTYSEVTGAVTLTRNFNPAIMTWAAVLAIVMAFFGKFNAILQSIPVPVMGGIMMLLFGSVASIGLKTLIAARVDLEEPRNLVIVSSVLVFGIGGLALNLDGVALQGVSLCGVAAVLLNFVLPKRRVS, encoded by the coding sequence ATGCGCGAACTCCCGATCGAGGGCGCCGAGCCGCTGTGGCGGCAGGCGATTTCCGGCGCCCAGATTCTCTTCGTCGCCTTCGGCGCGCTGGTGCTGGTGCCGCTGCTCACCGGCCTCAACCCCAGCATGGCGCTGCTCGGCGCCGGTGTGGGCACGCTGCTGTTCCAACTCGTCACCGGCCGCCAGGTGCCGATCTTCCTCGGCTCCAGCTTCGCCTTCATCGCGCCCGTCATCTTCAGCATGCAGACCTGGGGTCCGGCCGCGACAATGGGCGGCATGATCTGCGTGAGCCTCGTGTATTTCGTCTTCGCGGGCCTGGTGTGGCGTCACGGTGCGGACATCGTGCACAAGTACATGCCGCCGGTCGTGATCGGCCCGATCATCATGATCATTGGCCTGTCGCTCGCGGCGGTGGCCGTCAATATGGCCATGGGCCGCAGCGGCGACGGCAAGGTCGAGCTGGTGCCCTACACCACCTCGATGCTCATCGCGGCGGCGTCGTTCGGCACGACGGTCGTCGTGGCGACCTACGCGCGCGGCTTCCTCAAGCTCGTGCCCATCCTCGCCGGCGTACTGGTCGGCTACATGCTCTCCGCGACGATCGGGCTGGTCGATTTCGGCAAGATCGCCGCCGCGCCGTGGCTCGCGCTGCCGCAACTCGCCGCGCCGCGCTTCGAGTGGGCGGCGATCCTGTTCCTGCTGCCGGTCGCGCTCGCGCCGGCGATCGAACACGTCGGCGACATCGTCGCGATCGGCGGTGTCACCGGCAAGGACTACACCGAGAGCCCCGGCCTGCACCGTACGCTCGCCGGCGACGGCCTGGCGGTGGCGTTTGCCGGCCTGATCGGCGGACCCCCGGTGACGACCTACTCGGAAGTGACCGGTGCCGTGACGCTCACGCGCAACTTCAACCCCGCAATCATGACCTGGGCCGCCGTGCTCGCGATCGTGATGGCCTTCTTCGGCAAGTTCAACGCGATCCTGCAGTCGATCCCGGTGCCGGTGATGGGCGGCATCATGATGCTGCTGTTCGGCTCGGTCGCGAGCATCGGCCTGAAGACGCTGATCGCCGCGCGCGTCGACCTCGAGGAGCCGCGCAACCTCGTGATCGTGTCCTCGGTGTTGGTGTTCGGCATCGGCGGGCTCGCGCTCAACCTCGACGGCGTCGCGCTGCAGGGCGTGAGCCTGTGCGGGGTCGCGGCGGTGCTGCTGAACTTCGTGCTGCCGAAGAGGCGCGTCAGCTAG
- the upp gene encoding uracil phosphoribosyltransferase has protein sequence MSVKQINHPLVRHKIGLMREADISTKKFRELTAELARLLAYEACQDFALETVTIDGWAGPVEVERIKGKKVTVVPILRAGLGMLDGVLDMIPSAKVSVVGIARNEETLMPAPYVEKFVGNLAERMALIIDPMLATGGSMVATVDMLKRAGCRQIRALVLVAAPEGIRLMDEKHPDVKIFTASIDSHLNEHGYIIPGLGDAGDKIFGTKHNN, from the coding sequence ATGTCCGTGAAACAGATCAACCACCCGCTCGTCCGCCACAAGATCGGACTGATGCGCGAGGCCGACATCAGCACCAAGAAATTCCGCGAACTCACCGCCGAACTCGCCCGCCTGCTGGCCTACGAGGCCTGCCAGGACTTCGCGCTCGAAACGGTGACGATAGACGGCTGGGCCGGCCCGGTCGAAGTCGAGCGCATCAAGGGCAAGAAGGTCACCGTCGTGCCCATCCTGCGCGCCGGGCTGGGTATGCTCGACGGCGTGCTCGACATGATCCCGAGCGCCAAGGTCAGCGTCGTCGGCATCGCGCGCAACGAGGAGACGCTGATGCCCGCGCCCTACGTCGAGAAGTTCGTCGGCAACCTCGCCGAGCGCATGGCGCTGATCATCGACCCGATGCTCGCGACCGGCGGCTCGATGGTGGCGACCGTCGACATGCTCAAGCGCGCCGGCTGCCGGCAGATCCGCGCGCTGGTGCTGGTCGCTGCGCCCGAGGGCATCCGCCTGATGGACGAGAAGCATCCCGACGTGAAGATTTTCACCGCGAGCATCGACAGCCACCTCAACGAGCACGGCTACATCATCCCGGGCCTCGGCGACGCCGGCGACAAGATCTTCGGCACCAAGCACAACAACTGA
- a CDS encoding hypoxanthine-guanine phosphoribosyltransferase, whose amino-acid sequence MAVDLDEIIRVREEADCLADGATVNAALDRMAAEITAQMRNKNPLVYVVMNGGMILAGQILPRLPFPLELAYLHATRYGHALKGADLDWRMRPTQDLRGRAVLVLDDILDEGHTLYSILEYLKGEGAAEVRSAVLTHKLHERKAYPGMRADFTGLDVADRFLFGCGMDYKGYWRNAPGIYAVKGL is encoded by the coding sequence ATGGCCGTCGATCTGGACGAAATCATCCGCGTGCGCGAGGAAGCCGACTGCCTCGCCGATGGCGCGACCGTGAACGCCGCGCTGGATCGCATGGCGGCGGAGATCACCGCGCAGATGCGCAACAAGAACCCGCTGGTGTACGTCGTGATGAATGGCGGCATGATCCTCGCGGGCCAGATCCTGCCGCGCCTGCCCTTCCCGCTGGAACTGGCCTATCTGCACGCGACGCGCTACGGCCATGCGCTGAAGGGCGCGGACCTCGACTGGCGCATGCGGCCGACGCAGGACTTACGCGGGCGCGCGGTGCTGGTGCTCGACGACATCCTCGATGAGGGCCACACGCTGTACTCGATCCTGGAATACCTGAAAGGCGAAGGCGCCGCGGAAGTGCGTTCCGCGGTGCTCACGCACAAGCTGCACGAGCGCAAGGCCTATCCGGGCATGCGCGCGGACTTCACCGGGCTCGACGTCGCCGACCGCTTCCTGTTCGGCTGCGGCATGGACTACAAGGGCTACTGGCGCAACGCGCCGGGCATCTACGCGGTAAAGGGACTGTGA
- a CDS encoding DUF1840 domain-containing protein — protein sequence MLITFKSAAGADVIMFGDIAKKLVAILGKDPQDGKGIVTVEQLPDAIARLRAAIDEDKARQAGHAQDEDEDEPDPERHGMAAPVSLAQRAWPLLDLLQLSQKEGVPVVWGV from the coding sequence ATGCTGATCACCTTCAAGTCGGCCGCGGGCGCCGACGTCATCATGTTCGGCGACATCGCGAAGAAGCTCGTCGCGATCCTCGGCAAGGATCCGCAGGACGGAAAAGGCATCGTCACCGTCGAACAGCTGCCCGACGCGATCGCGCGCCTGCGCGCGGCGATCGACGAGGACAAGGCACGCCAGGCGGGCCACGCGCAGGACGAGGACGAGGACGAACCCGACCCCGAGCGCCACGGCATGGCCGCGCCGGTAAGCCTCGCGCAGCGCGCGTGGCCGCTGCTCGACCTGCTGCAGCTGTCGCAGAAGGAAGGCGTGCCGGTCGTGTGGGGCGTCTGA
- a CDS encoding fused MFS/spermidine synthase, which translates to MGRLSALPGVRPTVPSLPGALLFAMVFIEGFASLGAEIIALRRLVPHLGSAITITAPTIGFFLLALALGYQSGGRVERDFLARVRLNFVVAAALIGIGLAGPVVDALFAHVRPPLVAYLVFVAGVLGPIAWLLGQTVPVLTNLLRHERAGARSGAALYWSTLGSFLGSLSLSLVVMQWLGVSAAVLVCAALLLVIVPFLAAPAARLSLRTLAQPALVAAAALACNVLLPQQIETAYATYRVDAASMPGRTDARVFRNNNSAASMIDASEPPRYTRYIERLRVILLDELGLRGQRVLVLGGGGFTLSHREPLNDYLYVDIDPAIREIAEREFLREPIRGRFVAADARRFVADTSERFDAIVVDVYSALTSIPAHLVTQEFWAGTRRALAPDGVMLANLILDPRLASPYARNLLATIQSVYGQCAVEVLFRDRPQSNVLVQCFAGAGEPAPGEPYTDERNRADIDLLRGG; encoded by the coding sequence GTGGGGCGTCTGAGCGCCCTGCCCGGCGTGCGCCCGACCGTGCCGTCCCTGCCCGGCGCGCTGCTGTTCGCCATGGTGTTCATCGAGGGCTTCGCGTCGCTCGGCGCGGAGATCATCGCGCTGCGCCGCCTGGTGCCGCATCTGGGCAGCGCGATCACGATCACGGCGCCGACGATCGGCTTCTTCCTGCTCGCGCTGGCGCTCGGCTACCAGTCCGGCGGGCGCGTCGAACGCGATTTCCTCGCGCGCGTGCGGCTCAACTTCGTCGTCGCCGCCGCGCTGATCGGTATCGGGCTGGCCGGCCCGGTCGTCGATGCGCTGTTCGCGCACGTCCGCCCGCCGCTCGTCGCCTACCTCGTCTTCGTCGCCGGCGTGCTCGGCCCGATCGCGTGGCTCCTCGGCCAGACCGTGCCGGTGCTGACCAACCTGCTGCGTCACGAGCGGGCGGGCGCGCGCAGCGGCGCCGCGCTGTACTGGTCGACGCTGGGCTCCTTCCTCGGCTCGCTGTCGCTGTCGCTGGTCGTGATGCAGTGGCTGGGCGTCTCGGCCGCGGTGCTGGTATGCGCGGCGCTGCTGCTCGTGATCGTGCCCTTCCTCGCTGCGCCCGCCGCCCGGCTGTCGCTGCGCACGCTGGCGCAGCCCGCCCTCGTCGCCGCGGCCGCGCTCGCCTGCAACGTGCTGCTGCCGCAGCAGATCGAGACGGCCTACGCGACCTATCGCGTCGATGCGGCCTCGATGCCCGGACGAACCGACGCACGCGTGTTCCGCAACAACAACTCGGCCGCGTCGATGATCGACGCCAGCGAACCGCCGCGCTACACGCGCTACATCGAGCGCCTGCGCGTGATCCTGCTCGACGAGCTGGGCTTGCGCGGACAGCGCGTCCTGGTGCTGGGCGGTGGCGGCTTCACGCTGTCGCACCGCGAACCGCTGAACGACTATCTCTACGTCGACATCGACCCGGCGATCCGCGAAATCGCAGAGCGCGAGTTCCTGCGCGAGCCGATCCGCGGCCGCTTCGTCGCGGCCGACGCGCGCCGCTTCGTCGCCGACACGAGCGAGCGCTTCGACGCGATCGTCGTCGATGTGTACAGCGCGCTCACGAGCATCCCGGCGCATCTGGTGACGCAGGAGTTCTGGGCGGGCACGCGCCGCGCCCTCGCGCCGGACGGCGTGATGCTGGCGAACCTGATCCTCGACCCGCGCCTCGCATCGCCCTACGCACGCAACCTGCTCGCGACGATCCAGTCGGTGTACGGCCAGTGCGCCGTCGAGGTGCTGTTCCGCGACCGGCCGCAAAGCAACGTGCTGGTGCAGTGCTTTGCCGGCGCGGGCGAGCCGGCGCCGGGCGAACCCTACACCGATGAACGCAACCGCGCGGACATCGACCTGCTGCGCGGCGGCTGA
- a CDS encoding helix-turn-helix domain-containing protein — MTGLAILLVGHSLFSALSIALTHFRSEHYRDQPVSRAMGLILLLALSGLQAAHFAWLYLDLEWVTELPYRMILFAVAPAFYMFSRPLLRPQAASPNRPALLGHALPLLICPFLPEGSALPLAFLVGAGYLLWLARSLFRLRHERAHFHLELILLGGVFTIAIGVSALGLAQASLPDRLFFSLYAIAIGLAFLLVQTTLVLRPQLSAEVRETVQAAYATSTLNNVDCDAMLARLEALMASDRIYADPDLSLPGLAERVGLRSHQLSELLNARLGKSFARYLRERRLAAAKAMLCDEPSASVLSVGLSVGFTSQSNFYDAFREVEGTTPGQFRKLNARSGATQ; from the coding sequence GTGACCGGTCTTGCCATCCTTCTCGTCGGCCACTCGCTGTTCAGCGCCCTGAGCATCGCGCTGACGCATTTCCGCAGCGAGCATTACCGCGACCAGCCCGTGTCGCGGGCCATGGGCCTGATCCTCCTGCTGGCGCTGAGCGGGCTGCAGGCCGCCCATTTCGCCTGGCTGTACCTCGATCTCGAGTGGGTCACCGAGCTCCCTTACCGCATGATCCTGTTCGCCGTGGCGCCGGCTTTCTATATGTTCAGCCGCCCCTTGCTGCGCCCGCAGGCTGCTTCCCCGAACCGCCCCGCCCTGCTCGGTCACGCCCTCCCGCTCCTGATCTGCCCTTTCCTGCCGGAAGGGTCGGCCTTGCCGCTGGCATTCCTGGTCGGCGCCGGCTATCTGCTGTGGCTCGCACGCAGCCTGTTCCGGCTTCGCCACGAGCGCGCCCATTTCCATCTCGAGCTGATCTTGCTCGGGGGCGTCTTCACGATCGCGATCGGCGTCTCGGCGCTCGGGCTCGCGCAGGCATCGCTGCCCGACAGGCTGTTCTTCAGCCTGTACGCGATTGCCATCGGGCTGGCCTTCCTCCTTGTGCAGACGACGCTCGTCCTTCGGCCGCAGTTGTCCGCCGAAGTGCGTGAAACGGTGCAGGCCGCGTACGCCACGTCGACGCTCAACAACGTGGACTGCGATGCGATGCTCGCCAGGCTCGAGGCACTCATGGCAAGCGACCGCATCTACGCCGATCCGGACCTGAGCCTGCCGGGGCTTGCCGAGCGGGTCGGACTCCGTTCCCATCAGCTGTCGGAACTGCTCAATGCCAGGCTGGGGAAAAGCTTCGCGCGCTACCTACGCGAGCGGCGCCTGGCCGCTGCCAAGGCCATGCTGTGCGACGAGCCCTCGGCTTCGGTGCTGTCGGTGGGCCTCAGCGTCGGCTTCACCTCGCAGTCGAACTTCTACGACGCGTTTCGTGAGGTCGAGGGGACGACGCCCGGCCAGTTCCGCAAGCTCAACGCCCGGAGCGGGGCGACGCAATAG
- a CDS encoding complex I NDUFA9 subunit family protein, with translation MNILLSGASGFIGRNIATALTAAGHHVTPAARGNGIDFRRMHSPSDWQAHLAGIDAVINCVGIIGESGSQRFAPLHTLAPSALFRACAQAGIRRVLQISALGADETAFSAYHLSKRAADDCLRSLDLDWFVLRPSLIYGRGGKSARLFMRLAALPRIPVIGDGQQAIQPVHIGDVVATVLRCLGSPQVRQTLDIVGPETVTFADWLQRMREAQGLPRARLVRIPVSLATALARVGRYFNPILQPENLRMLEIGYKADLRPLAQFLGRMPRTAEARLFFSDGADPGSAS, from the coding sequence ATGAACATCCTGCTCAGCGGCGCCAGCGGCTTCATCGGGCGCAACATCGCGACGGCGCTCACTGCCGCCGGCCATCACGTCACCCCCGCCGCACGCGGGAACGGTATCGATTTCCGCCGCATGCACTCGCCCTCGGACTGGCAAGCGCATCTTGCGGGGATTGACGCAGTCATCAACTGTGTCGGCATCATCGGGGAAAGCGGCAGCCAACGGTTCGCGCCGCTGCACACCCTTGCGCCGTCGGCCCTGTTTCGGGCCTGCGCACAGGCCGGGATTCGCAGGGTGCTGCAGATCTCGGCGCTGGGCGCCGACGAGACGGCGTTTTCCGCCTACCACCTGAGCAAGCGCGCGGCCGACGACTGCCTGCGCAGCCTCGACCTCGACTGGTTCGTGCTGCGCCCCTCCCTGATCTATGGCCGCGGCGGCAAGAGCGCCCGCCTGTTCATGCGCCTGGCCGCGCTGCCCCGCATTCCCGTCATCGGAGACGGGCAGCAAGCGATACAGCCGGTGCACATTGGCGACGTAGTGGCGACCGTCTTGCGCTGCCTCGGGTCGCCGCAGGTCCGGCAGACGCTCGACATCGTCGGCCCGGAAACCGTCACGTTCGCGGATTGGCTGCAGCGCATGCGCGAGGCCCAAGGCCTGCCTCGCGCCCGGCTCGTCCGCATCCCCGTTTCCCTGGCGACGGCCCTCGCTCGCGTGGGCCGGTACTTCAACCCGATCCTGCAACCGGAAAACCTGCGCATGCTCGAGATCGGCTACAAGGCCGACCTCCGGCCGCTGGCGCAGTTCCTGGGGCGCATGCCGCGCACCGCCGAGGCACGCCTGTTCTTCTCGGATGGCGCCGATCCAGGGAGCGCATCATGA
- a CDS encoding DUF2269 domain-containing protein — MTYTLLKTFHVLSMVLLFGTGLGSAFYKWMADRSGNLAHIAVTNRHVVLADWIFTTPTVILQPVSGLWMVFLLGVPVMTPWVVASLILFLLAGACWLPVVWLQIRMQKIAEEAVARETPLPALYWHMARWWFWLGVPAFTAMVLVVALMVFKHVPGVGS, encoded by the coding sequence ATGACCTACACCCTGCTCAAGACCTTCCATGTCCTTAGCATGGTGCTGCTGTTCGGCACCGGCCTCGGCAGCGCGTTCTACAAGTGGATGGCCGACCGCAGCGGGAATCTGGCCCACATCGCCGTCACCAACCGGCATGTGGTGCTGGCCGACTGGATCTTCACGACCCCGACGGTGATCCTCCAGCCCGTCAGCGGCTTGTGGATGGTATTCCTGCTCGGCGTACCGGTCATGACGCCCTGGGTGGTCGCGAGCCTGATCCTGTTCCTTCTTGCGGGCGCCTGCTGGCTGCCCGTGGTGTGGCTGCAGATCCGCATGCAGAAGATCGCCGAGGAAGCCGTCGCCCGCGAGACGCCCTTACCCGCGCTGTACTGGCATATGGCGCGCTGGTGGTTCTGGCTGGGCGTCCCCGCCTTCACCGCGATGGTGCTGGTGGTGGCCTTGATGGTGTTCAAACACGTTCCGGGAGTCGGATCATGA